One stretch of Tenacibaculum sp. MAR_2010_89 DNA includes these proteins:
- a CDS encoding DUF1272 domain-containing protein has product MLEIRPNCEHCNKDLPYNSEEAMICSFECTYCKECALELFENVCPSCSGNFIQRPIRPSFHLKKYPVSKERVFIPKNKNLTKQNTETYKNILPIKR; this is encoded by the coding sequence ATGTTAGAGATTAGACCTAATTGTGAACATTGCAATAAAGATTTACCCTATAATTCTGAAGAAGCAATGATATGCTCATTTGAATGCACTTACTGTAAAGAATGTGCTTTAGAGCTTTTTGAGAATGTATGTCCTAGTTGTAGTGGTAATTTTATTCAACGTCCAATTAGACCCTCTTTTCATTTAAAAAAATATCCCGTATCAAAAGAACGAGTTTTTATCCCAAAAAATAAAAACTTAACAAAACAAAATACAGAAACTTACAAAAATATTCTACCGATAAAAAGGTAA
- a CDS encoding DinB family protein codes for MTVQDLQQAEYNEYYSRYINKVSKDTSLIKGFEDDRKMVVDFFSSVPENKLEYRYQPEKWTIKELLQHIIDTERIFIYRFLRISRNDKTALAGFDQDIYIDPSMANNKSLEELINEFNSTRSYSINLIESISDKNLKNIGTASDSTISARACAFILLGHSVWHIEVIKERYL; via the coding sequence ATGACAGTACAAGATTTACAACAAGCAGAATATAATGAATATTATTCAAGATATATAAATAAAGTATCAAAAGACACTAGCTTAATAAAAGGCTTTGAAGATGATAGAAAAATGGTTGTTGACTTTTTCTCATCAGTTCCTGAAAACAAACTTGAATATCGATACCAGCCTGAAAAATGGACAATCAAAGAATTACTTCAACATATTATTGATACTGAAAGAATATTTATTTACCGCTTTCTTCGAATCAGTAGAAATGACAAAACGGCTTTAGCTGGTTTTGATCAAGATATATACATTGATCCCTCTATGGCTAACAACAAGTCTTTAGAAGAGTTAATTAATGAATTTAATAGTACTCGTTCTTATTCTATAAACTTAATTGAAAGTATTTCTGATAAAAATTTAAAAAACATAGGTACAGCTAGTGATTCAACTATATCAGCTAGAGCTTGTGCTTTTATATTATTAGGCCATAGTGTTTGGCATATAGAAGTAATCAAAGAAAGGTACTTATAA